Proteins encoded by one window of Candidatus Mesenet endosymbiont of Phosphuga atrata:
- the thyX gene encoding FAD-dependent thymidylate synthase — MDINNTEEKIYQTKRVTVKEIDDILYKEHKILDHGFIRVIDYMGSDSAVVQAARVSYGEGTKHISQDAALINYLIRHSHTTPFEMCEIKFHIKLPIFVARQWVRHRTANINEYSARYSILSREFYIPKTTQVAEQSKNNAQGRGKELDYETAKNITEVLSKNSDLVYSSYDKFLEDGLAREIARINLTLNYYTELYWKIDLHNLLHFLKLRSDHHAQYEIRVYAEEMIKIIKKWVPLTYNAFIEYCLESVSISKSGLDVVRKLIKGEEVKREESGVGKREWNELMSVLQIDDKNG; from the coding sequence ATGGATATAAACAATACAGAAGAAAAAATTTATCAGACAAAACGTGTCACAGTCAAAGAGATAGATGACATTCTATATAAGGAGCATAAGATTTTAGACCATGGTTTTATTCGTGTAATAGATTACATGGGTTCCGATAGCGCTGTAGTGCAAGCAGCTCGAGTTTCTTATGGAGAAGGAACCAAACATATTAGCCAAGATGCAGCTTTAATTAATTATCTAATAAGACACTCTCACACTACGCCATTTGAGATGTGTGAGATAAAATTTCACATAAAGCTTCCTATATTTGTTGCTAGGCAATGGGTTAGACATAGGACTGCAAATATCAATGAATATTCAGCAAGATATTCTATACTTAGCCGTGAATTTTATATACCAAAAACCACTCAGGTTGCTGAGCAATCTAAAAATAATGCACAAGGTAGAGGAAAAGAGTTAGATTATGAAACTGCTAAAAACATAACAGAAGTTTTAAGTAAAAATTCTGACCTAGTATACTCCAGCTATGATAAATTTCTTGAAGATGGCCTAGCAAGAGAAATTGCAAGAATAAATTTAACGCTTAATTACTATACTGAACTTTACTGGAAGATTGATTTGCACAATCTTCTTCACTTTTTAAAACTCAGAAGTGACCATCATGCTCAATATGAAATCAGAGTTTATGCTGAAGAGATGATTAAAATAATAAAAAAGTGGGTGCCTTTAACTTATAATGCCTTTATTGAGTATTGTTTAGAATCAGTTTCTATTTCAAAAAGTGGGCTGGATGTAGTGCGCAAGCTAATTAAAGGAGAAGAAGTAAAAAGAGAGGAAAGTGGTGTTGGCAAAAGAGAATGGAACGAGCTTATGTCCGTATTACAAATAGATGATAAAAATGGGTGA
- the secA gene encoding preprotein translocase subunit SecA has product MLALAQKVFGSAGQRLVKSFYKIVEQINSLEPEIQKLSDQMLSDKTKEFKEQLKGGKTLDDLLIEAFAIVREASKRSLGMRHFDVQLIGGIALHHGMIAEMKTGEGKTLVATLATYLNSLTGKGVHVVTVNDYLAKRDSEWMRRLYDALDLSVGCITHNMTDEERRVVYSKDIVYSTNNELGFDYLRDNMKFSRSDVVQRGFNYAIVDEVDSILIDEARTPLIISGPISEDNKIYTKIDKITTKLQSSDYELDEKNRSALLTEDGMSKVEELLKINNLIAADSSLYDAGNIIITHYIDQALRAHKLFTVDKDYIIKNGKVVIIDEFTGRMMESRRYSDGLHQALEAKEGLEIQNESQTLASITFQNYFRLYKKLAGMTGTAATESAEFWDIYKLKVMQIPTNAPVKRKDLDDEIYCTEEEKYNAVVKFIIECHNRHQPILVGTTSIEKSEKLSQLLTKNSLKHSVLNARYHEQEAHIIAQAGMPGKITIATNMAGRGTDIQLGGNAKMLARIELKNPNQDQEIIQKVEKDKEIAINAGGLCVIGTERHESRRIDNQLRGRSGRQGDPGLSKFFLSLEDDLLRIFGSDKIKIFLKKLGLKKDEAIHHPWINSALEKAQRKVESKNFDVRKSLLKFDDVINEQRKVIFKRRNDILNTEDNDISSVYKNINYFIVNKIILDKYCDEESYESIIDEISRIYRLKLNFSEFDLDKDSILDYVNGEVDKLFCKKEQSFNQYRDDLWNTVVKQIMIMTLDHLWREHLLALENLKHSVNLRAIGQKDPLNEFKKEAFIMLQRMLNEWQELILHRLVRFNIKDEQQYIDQKFSKINDFPYTSRNDKCPCGSGKKYKHCHG; this is encoded by the coding sequence ATGCTAGCTCTTGCACAAAAGGTATTTGGATCAGCGGGTCAAAGGTTAGTTAAGTCGTTCTATAAGATAGTTGAGCAAATTAATTCACTAGAGCCGGAAATTCAGAAGCTCTCAGATCAGATGCTATCTGATAAGACAAAAGAGTTTAAGGAACAACTAAAGGGTGGTAAAACCTTAGATGACTTGCTAATTGAAGCATTTGCAATTGTGCGTGAAGCCTCAAAGAGGTCTTTAGGCATGCGGCATTTTGATGTGCAATTAATTGGTGGTATAGCACTGCATCATGGAATGATTGCCGAGATGAAAACTGGTGAAGGTAAAACTCTAGTTGCTACTTTAGCTACATATTTAAATTCATTAACAGGGAAAGGAGTACACGTAGTCACTGTTAATGATTACCTAGCAAAACGCGACTCAGAATGGATGAGAAGGCTATATGATGCTCTGGATTTATCTGTTGGTTGTATAACACATAATATGACTGATGAGGAAAGAAGGGTTGTATATAGCAAAGATATTGTCTACTCAACAAATAATGAACTTGGATTCGATTATCTACGTGATAACATGAAATTTTCCCGTAGTGATGTAGTTCAAAGAGGGTTTAATTATGCTATAGTAGATGAAGTTGATTCGATTTTAATAGATGAAGCTCGTACTCCCTTAATCATATCTGGTCCAATAAGTGAAGATAATAAGATATATACAAAGATAGATAAAATAACAACTAAACTTCAATCTTCAGATTATGAGCTAGATGAAAAAAATAGATCAGCTCTTTTAACTGAAGATGGGATGTCAAAAGTAGAGGAATTGCTAAAAATTAATAACTTAATTGCAGCAGATTCTTCTTTATATGACGCAGGTAATATAATAATAACTCACTACATAGATCAGGCTTTACGTGCCCACAAATTATTTACTGTAGATAAAGATTATATAATTAAAAATGGCAAAGTAGTAATTATTGATGAATTTACAGGGCGTATGATGGAAAGTAGAAGATATTCTGACGGTCTGCATCAAGCACTGGAAGCAAAGGAAGGGCTAGAAATACAGAATGAAAGCCAAACTCTTGCTTCAATAACATTTCAAAATTACTTTCGCCTATATAAAAAATTAGCAGGAATGACAGGTACAGCAGCAACTGAATCAGCAGAATTTTGGGATATATATAAACTTAAGGTTATGCAAATACCAACAAATGCTCCTGTTAAAAGAAAAGATTTAGACGATGAAATTTATTGTACGGAAGAGGAAAAGTATAATGCAGTAGTAAAGTTTATAATTGAATGTCATAATCGCCATCAGCCCATTCTTGTTGGCACAACAAGCATTGAAAAATCAGAGAAACTTTCACAGCTTTTAACTAAAAACTCACTGAAGCATTCGGTTTTAAATGCGCGTTATCATGAACAAGAAGCTCATATAATTGCCCAAGCTGGAATGCCAGGAAAAATTACAATAGCAACTAATATGGCAGGACGTGGTACTGATATTCAACTTGGTGGAAATGCTAAAATGTTAGCAAGAATAGAGCTTAAAAATCCAAATCAAGATCAAGAAATAATCCAAAAGGTAGAGAAAGATAAAGAGATCGCAATTAATGCTGGTGGGTTATGTGTGATTGGAACTGAGAGACATGAAAGTCGTCGTATAGACAATCAGTTAAGAGGACGTTCTGGTAGACAGGGTGATCCAGGATTATCAAAGTTCTTTTTATCTCTTGAAGATGATTTACTTAGGATATTCGGCTCAGATAAAATAAAAATTTTTCTTAAAAAACTAGGTCTTAAAAAAGATGAGGCAATACATCATCCATGGATCAATAGCGCACTTGAAAAAGCACAAAGAAAAGTTGAATCTAAGAATTTTGACGTACGCAAGTCATTACTAAAGTTTGATGATGTTATAAATGAGCAGCGCAAGGTAATATTTAAGCGAAGAAATGATATTCTAAACACTGAAGATAATGATATATCTTCAGTGTATAAGAACATTAACTACTTTATTGTCAATAAAATTATTTTGGATAAGTATTGTGATGAAGAAAGTTATGAATCTATTATTGATGAAATTAGTCGAATATATAGATTAAAACTAAATTTTTCTGAATTTGATTTAGATAAAGACAGTATCTTAGATTATGTAAATGGGGAAGTAGATAAGCTCTTTTGTAAAAAAGAACAATCATTTAACCAATACAGAGATGATTTATGGAATACTGTAGTTAAACAAATTATGATTATGACACTTGATCATCTGTGGAGAGAGCACTTATTAGCTTTAGAGAATTTAAAACACAGTGTTAATTTGCGTGCAATAGGACAAAAAGATCCTTTAAACGAATTTAAAAAAGAAGCATTCATTATGCTGCAAAGAATGTTAAATGAATGGCAAGAATTGATTCTACATCGTCTGGTACGCTTTAACATCAAAGATGAGCAACAATATATAGATCAAAAATTTAGTAAAATAAATGACTTTCCATATACATCGAGAAACGATAAATGTCCATGTGGTTCAGGCAAAAAATATAAACATTGTCATGGATAA
- the rplT gene encoding 50S ribosomal protein L20 gives MARVKRGVRVHARHKKILKLAKGYRGRAKNCYRIALQRVEKALSYAYKDRRVRKRDFRGLWIMRINAAVRQYGLTYSQFVHGLIVANIKLNRKILADMAVNHKYIFTELIQTVKSKLNNCAA, from the coding sequence ATGGCTAGAGTTAAACGTGGGGTTAGAGTTCATGCTCGTCATAAAAAAATACTGAAGCTAGCAAAGGGGTATAGAGGGCGTGCAAAAAATTGTTATAGAATTGCATTGCAGCGTGTTGAAAAAGCTTTAAGTTATGCTTATAAAGATAGGAGAGTTCGTAAGCGTGATTTTCGTGGCTTATGGATAATGCGTATTAATGCTGCTGTCCGGCAATATGGACTTACTTATTCCCAATTTGTTCATGGTCTTATAGTTGCTAATATTAAACTGAATAGAAAGATACTTGCTGATATGGCAGTCAACCATAAATATATTTTTACTGAGCTTATTCAAACTGTAAAAAGTAAATTGAACAACTGTGCCGCTTAA
- a CDS encoding SDR family NAD(P)-dependent oxidoreductase, producing MSIIRKKAAIITGAAKRLGRAIALTFASYGYDIVVHYHNSHNEAVFLKYVIEKLYQKKCLIVKADFNNFYSLKDLVEKAFKIMPYSNVLINNASIFHRKTFLEIENEDLTYNYNVHVRAPFFLTQYFAKKCQDKGSIVNVIDYGIIKQSSNYYAYMLTKKSLANLTQMSAFELAPRITVSAICPEFIPDDAFLSGSSRDSTLSKVLRKIIDLLDATGQFYFLFK from the coding sequence ATGTCTATCATAAGGAAAAAAGCAGCAATTATAACTGGCGCAGCAAAAAGATTAGGTAGAGCTATTGCTCTTACTTTTGCTAGTTATGGTTATGATATTGTAGTGCATTATCACAATTCTCATAATGAAGCGGTTTTTCTTAAGTATGTAATTGAAAAGCTTTATCAAAAAAAATGCTTAATTGTAAAAGCAGACTTCAATAATTTTTATTCCTTAAAGGATTTAGTAGAAAAAGCTTTTAAAATTATGCCATATTCTAATGTTTTGATTAATAATGCTTCAATATTTCACCGCAAAACTTTTTTAGAGATAGAAAATGAAGATCTTACATATAATTACAACGTTCACGTAAGAGCACCGTTTTTCTTAACTCAATATTTCGCTAAAAAATGTCAAGATAAGGGATCTATAGTTAATGTTATAGACTACGGCATTATAAAACAGTCAAGTAACTATTATGCCTATATGTTAACAAAGAAATCACTAGCAAATTTAACGCAAATGTCCGCCTTTGAGCTTGCTCCTAGAATTACTGTCAGTGCTATTTGTCCAGAGTTTATACCTGATGATGCATTTCTTTCCGGTTCTAGTCGAGATAGCACCTTAAGCAAAGTGCTAAGAAAAATCATCGATCTGCTGGATGCAACAGGACAATTTTATTTTTTATTTAAATAA
- the mnmE gene encoding tRNA uridine-5-carboxymethylaminomethyl(34) synthesis GTPase MnmE translates to MIKMGDTIFALSTAFSKSGIAVIRISGPSSLKALEYFSIRKEIKPRVATFAKLYDKYHQLIDEGIILYFPASNSFTGEDVIELQLHGSKAVIKTVLEELSEIFVMAKPGEFSLRAFLNDKLSLIAAEGLADLIDAETKVQAKQALRQMSGELDALYQEWRQRLINLQSNIEAYIDFPEDIEDSVLKELSKEIQDLISSLENHLNDERKGERLREGLHVVIIGEPNVGKSTLFNCLAKRDIAITSQYAGTTRDVLEAHIDIGGYPIIILDTAGIRSSSDPIECEGIARAKKRASAADIKIALFDKISNLDCETLSLVDEQTICVISKADSQDSGFLSTSSMNFLPISVHKNKGISRLIELIKDKAQAMLTCSNEPVITRQRHRNCVQKALEYLLLFDNKKPIELISEDLRLATRELSKIVGAINANEILDSIFSKFCLGK, encoded by the coding sequence ATGATAAAAATGGGTGATACAATCTTTGCTTTATCTACAGCGTTTAGTAAATCAGGAATAGCAGTTATAAGAATATCAGGCCCTAGTTCTTTAAAAGCGTTAGAGTATTTCAGTATACGAAAAGAAATTAAGCCAAGAGTTGCAACTTTTGCAAAACTATATGATAAATACCATCAGTTAATAGATGAAGGCATAATTCTCTATTTTCCTGCTTCAAACAGTTTCACTGGTGAAGATGTTATAGAGCTACAGCTGCATGGAAGCAAAGCTGTGATTAAAACAGTGCTGGAGGAGCTATCAGAAATTTTTGTTATGGCCAAACCAGGAGAATTTTCCTTAAGGGCTTTTCTTAATGATAAGTTAAGTTTAATTGCAGCTGAAGGGCTTGCTGATCTCATAGATGCCGAGACAAAAGTGCAAGCAAAGCAGGCACTAAGACAAATGTCAGGAGAGCTAGACGCATTATATCAAGAGTGGCGACAAAGACTGATTAATTTGCAATCGAATATTGAGGCATATATCGATTTTCCTGAAGATATTGAAGATTCTGTACTGAAAGAATTAAGTAAGGAAATACAAGATTTAATCAGCTCCTTAGAAAATCACCTAAATGATGAGAGAAAAGGTGAAAGGCTGCGTGAAGGGTTGCATGTGGTGATAATAGGTGAGCCAAATGTTGGTAAATCTACCTTATTTAATTGTCTAGCAAAGCGTGATATCGCTATAACTTCACAGTATGCAGGTACAACTAGAGATGTTTTGGAAGCACATATTGATATTGGTGGATATCCAATTATTATTTTAGACACCGCCGGCATCCGAAGTAGCTCTGATCCGATAGAATGCGAAGGAATTGCAAGAGCAAAAAAAAGGGCCAGTGCAGCTGATATTAAAATTGCACTATTTGATAAAATAAGTAACTTGGATTGTGAAACCTTATCATTAGTTGATGAGCAAACAATTTGTGTGATAAGCAAAGCTGACAGTCAAGATAGTGGTTTTCTTTCTACAAGCAGCATGAATTTTTTGCCAATTTCTGTCCATAAAAATAAAGGGATTAGTAGATTGATAGAGTTAATTAAGGATAAAGCGCAAGCAATGCTAACCTGCAGCAATGAACCAGTTATCACACGCCAAAGGCATCGGAACTGCGTACAAAAAGCTTTAGAATACTTGCTGCTTTTTGATAATAAAAAGCCAATAGAACTCATATCAGAAGATTTGAGATTGGCTACTAGAGAACTTAGCAAAATAGTTGGGGCAATCAATGCTAATGAAATATTAGATAGCATATTTAGCAAGTTCTGTCTTGGAAAGTGA
- a CDS encoding polyprenyl synthetase family protein — MFESSDLVSEDLKILENFLNNSSENSNISLVSSVISHLIKAGGKRLRPALVFIVCKMLSCQDEEGKRIRVAAAIEFIHNATLLHDDVLDESDLRRGISTANKIWGNKTSILVGDFLLTMAFQWLIECENFDVLSILSQSSATIVSGEIKQMLICSNITMTEQDYIDVVSAKTAALFAASCEAAAALAKVSVQQREALKSFGVNFGIAFQIIDDVLDYSGEQSGKNLGNDFYNRKVTLPVIISYSLADETEKEFWQSSFSAVENCSNFQKAISYIKNHKAIELAKEKAESYIKIAKESLDIFPSSLYKTALINLLDFTLHRKL, encoded by the coding sequence ATGTTTGAAAGTAGTGATTTAGTAAGTGAAGATTTAAAAATCTTGGAGAATTTCTTAAATAATAGCAGCGAAAATAGCAACATATCTCTTGTCAGTAGTGTTATATCACACCTAATTAAAGCTGGAGGTAAAAGACTGCGCCCTGCATTAGTATTTATAGTATGCAAAATGCTCAGTTGTCAGGATGAAGAAGGTAAAAGAATACGTGTAGCTGCGGCAATAGAATTTATACACAATGCCACTTTACTACATGATGACGTACTTGATGAAAGTGATCTCAGAAGAGGAATAAGCACTGCAAACAAAATCTGGGGAAACAAAACTAGTATTTTAGTAGGTGATTTTTTACTGACAATGGCATTCCAGTGGCTGATAGAATGCGAAAATTTCGATGTACTATCTATTTTATCGCAGTCTTCTGCTACTATAGTAAGTGGAGAGATAAAGCAAATGCTAATTTGTAGCAATATTACTATGACAGAACAAGACTATATTGATGTCGTATCAGCAAAGACAGCAGCTCTATTTGCTGCTTCTTGTGAAGCTGCAGCTGCCTTAGCTAAGGTATCGGTACAACAAAGAGAAGCTTTAAAGAGCTTTGGGGTTAATTTTGGTATTGCGTTTCAGATAATTGATGATGTTTTAGATTATAGTGGAGAGCAGTCTGGTAAAAATTTAGGTAATGATTTCTACAATAGAAAAGTAACTCTACCTGTTATTATTTCCTATAGCCTTGCAGATGAAACAGAGAAGGAATTTTGGCAAAGTTCTTTTAGCGCAGTAGAAAATTGCAGCAACTTCCAAAAAGCTATATCTTATATTAAAAACCACAAAGCTATAGAGCTAGCTAAAGAAAAAGCAGAATCTTATATCAAAATAGCTAAAGAAAGTTTAGATATTTTCCCTAGCTCTCTATACAAAACTGCCCTTATCAATTTATTAGATTTTACCTTACATCGTAAATTATGA
- the pheS gene encoding phenylalanine--tRNA ligase subunit alpha codes for MSASSSERELKEVYTLYLGKKGILKSYLTELKNISDLKAKRGSGSVINELCNELEKLITHKKYELKQKEINLNLDKEKVDLTTPERPEKVGKIHPIAKVINEISVIFSYMGFKLADGPDIEDEFHVFDALNTPKYHPAREESDTFYLNKVQRMVLRPHTTSVQIRVMENNRDFPIKVIAPGRVYRHDFDKTHTPMFHQIDGFYVDKNINMGHLKFCLNHFLSKFFNSSEVKIRFRPSFFPFTEPSAEIDISYNGSDWIEVLGSGIIHPNVLENVGINPKEYSGFAFGMGIERLAMLKYSISDLRDFYNNNMMWLNHYGFNFLSLTI; via the coding sequence ATTTCTGCTTCCTCCTCAGAACGTGAGCTGAAAGAGGTATATACATTATATTTGGGAAAAAAGGGCATTTTAAAATCATATTTAACGGAATTAAAAAACATAAGTGACCTAAAAGCAAAGCGTGGTAGTGGTAGTGTTATCAATGAGCTATGCAATGAACTAGAGAAGCTAATTACTCACAAGAAATATGAGTTGAAGCAAAAAGAAATTAATTTAAATTTAGATAAGGAAAAAGTAGATTTAACTACTCCAGAGAGGCCAGAAAAAGTAGGTAAAATTCATCCTATAGCCAAAGTTATCAACGAGATAAGTGTTATATTCTCCTATATGGGGTTTAAATTAGCTGATGGTCCAGACATAGAGGATGAGTTTCATGTGTTTGATGCACTTAATACACCAAAATATCATCCAGCAAGGGAAGAAAGCGATACCTTTTACTTAAATAAAGTACAAAGAATGGTTCTTCGTCCTCATACTACCTCAGTGCAAATTAGAGTAATGGAAAATAATCGAGATTTTCCGATAAAAGTTATAGCGCCAGGCAGGGTTTATCGTCATGATTTTGATAAGACTCATACGCCAATGTTTCATCAAATAGATGGTTTTTATGTCGATAAAAATATCAACATGGGACATTTAAAATTTTGTTTAAATCATTTTTTAAGTAAATTTTTTAACTCAAGTGAAGTAAAAATAAGATTCCGCCCTAGCTTTTTTCCATTTACTGAACCTTCAGCAGAAATAGATATTAGCTATAATGGTAGTGATTGGATAGAAGTTTTAGGCAGCGGCATAATTCATCCAAACGTTTTAGAAAATGTTGGTATAAATCCAAAAGAATACAGTGGTTTTGCATTTGGTATGGGTATTGAAAGGCTAGCAATGCTAAAATATAGTATTAGCGATCTTCGAGATTTTTATAATAATAATATGATGTGGCTGAACCATTATGGGTTTAACTTTTTGTCATTAACCATTTGA
- a CDS encoding PAS domain-containing protein, with protein MAEFTEQRAVNKLCSYWNLLRENRDYPKKDDIEFEEIKDILQYCFIIKVNKIDDEIKKYNFIHLGGEAAEIYNIDIDITFVPTTVEHLYQYLDSVIIDGEPIIEDLDLQDSVGHHLIGRQCLLPLSDNDQEVNYILGAVSCRKEKYDYFYDVNT; from the coding sequence ATGGCAGAGTTTACAGAACAACGAGCAGTAAACAAGTTATGTTCATATTGGAACTTACTTAGAGAAAATAGGGATTATCCAAAAAAGGATGATATAGAATTTGAAGAAATAAAAGATATATTACAATACTGCTTTATTATCAAGGTTAATAAAATAGATGATGAGATAAAAAAGTACAACTTTATACATTTAGGAGGTGAAGCTGCTGAAATTTATAATATTGATATAGATATAACGTTTGTGCCAACTACGGTTGAGCATTTGTATCAATATCTAGATTCAGTAATAATAGATGGAGAGCCAATAATTGAAGATCTTGATCTTCAAGATTCTGTCGGTCATCATCTTATAGGAAGGCAATGTCTTCTTCCCTTAAGTGATAATGATCAAGAAGTTAATTATATATTAGGTGCAGTTAGCTGCAGAAAAGAAAAATACGATTACTTTTACGATGTAAATACTTGA
- the carA gene encoding glutamine-hydrolyzing carbamoyl-phosphate synthase small subunit, with amino-acid sequence MHKDLKECDAVLVLQDGKSFWGKSIGKKGEAVGEVCFTTSMTGYQHTITDPSFAEQIITFTFPHIGNVGINDKDYERQKIFASGIVVREISQAYHSSCKMDLDDWLKQNEIVGISGIDTRALTNHLRRYGHQSGVICSPDNLQNIKFLPSEGLDLASKVSKHNGYMVKEGDGNLDYNVVVVDFGVKSSIINCLVNLGCKVTVIAAKENFAKEVLSLKPDGIVLSNGPGDPLATAKYATREIDILIKSNLPIFGICLGHQLLAITLGARTIKMNLGHRGNNHPVYEVGNAKVEITTQNHGFVVDPKTLPNSVEITHISLFDNSIEGIKLKGYPVFSVQYHPEGSPGPYDSHYLFKRFVDSMKKLRNFH; translated from the coding sequence ATGCATAAAGATTTAAAAGAGTGTGATGCAGTTTTAGTTTTGCAGGATGGTAAATCCTTTTGGGGAAAATCAATAGGTAAAAAGGGAGAAGCTGTAGGAGAGGTTTGTTTTACCACTTCAATGACTGGTTATCAACATACTATCACAGATCCATCTTTTGCTGAACAAATAATCACATTCACATTTCCTCATATAGGTAATGTTGGCATTAATGATAAAGATTACGAAAGGCAAAAAATCTTTGCCAGCGGAATAGTAGTACGAGAAATATCCCAGGCTTACCATTCTTCCTGCAAAATGGACTTAGATGATTGGTTAAAACAGAACGAAATAGTTGGAATATCTGGGATTGACACCAGAGCGCTAACTAATCACTTAAGACGTTACGGGCACCAAAGTGGTGTTATCTGCTCACCTGATAATCTACAAAACATAAAATTTTTACCATCAGAAGGGCTAGATTTAGCAAGTAAAGTAAGTAAGCATAATGGTTACATGGTAAAGGAAGGAGATGGCAATTTAGATTATAATGTGGTTGTAGTCGATTTTGGCGTAAAAAGTAGTATAATTAACTGCTTAGTAAATTTAGGCTGCAAAGTGACAGTGATTGCAGCAAAGGAAAATTTTGCTAAAGAAGTATTAAGCTTAAAACCAGATGGTATAGTGCTTTCCAATGGTCCAGGTGATCCATTAGCTACAGCAAAGTATGCTACAAGAGAAATAGATATTCTTATAAAATCCAATTTACCTATTTTTGGTATATGTTTAGGGCATCAGTTGCTTGCTATTACGCTTGGGGCTAGGACAATAAAAATGAATCTAGGTCATAGAGGTAACAATCATCCAGTATATGAAGTAGGTAATGCAAAAGTGGAGATAACAACTCAGAATCATGGTTTTGTGGTTGATCCTAAAACTTTGCCAAATAGTGTTGAAATAACTCATATTTCTCTCTTTGACAACAGCATAGAAGGGATAAAACTAAAGGGATATCCGGTTTTTTCTGTACAGTATCATCCAGAGGGATCTCCTGGTCCTTATGATTCACATTATTTGTTTAAACGCTTTGTTGATAGTATGAAGAAATTGAGGAATTTTCATTAA
- a CDS encoding SDR family oxidoreductase has protein sequence MHLFCFGYGYVAKFLAQKLANLDWKISGTSSKTNENADINILNYNSNLVQSSLLDATHVLISIPPNGDNVLEKYSSYFKNVKWIGYLSATSVYGEHYGHWVTEDSETKPIEERGIKRLECEKKWRQSNLPVHFFRLAAIYGPDRNALVDLKLGKAKSVIKEGHVFSRIHVEDIASILFSSINSPDPGEVYNCADDLPSPQIEVITYAANLLKIEPPAPIHFSKLPKSIRSFYNGTKRISNAKIKTNLNVVLQYPTYKEGLIHEFKRLA, from the coding sequence ATGCATTTATTTTGTTTTGGTTACGGATATGTAGCTAAGTTTCTAGCACAAAAATTGGCTAATTTAGATTGGAAAATCAGTGGGACTTCAAGCAAAACTAATGAAAATGCAGATATTAACATATTGAATTATAACTCCAATCTTGTACAAAGCTCACTGCTAGATGCAACTCATGTTTTAATTTCAATACCCCCAAACGGTGATAATGTATTGGAAAAATACAGCAGTTATTTTAAAAATGTTAAATGGATAGGGTACCTATCAGCAACGAGTGTCTACGGTGAACATTATGGCCACTGGGTAACAGAAGATTCAGAAACAAAACCAATTGAAGAAAGGGGAATAAAGCGGCTTGAATGTGAAAAGAAGTGGAGGCAGAGTAATTTGCCAGTGCACTTTTTTCGTTTGGCAGCAATATATGGTCCAGATAGAAATGCTTTAGTTGATCTAAAGTTAGGTAAAGCAAAAAGTGTGATAAAAGAAGGTCATGTTTTCTCGCGTATTCATGTTGAAGATATAGCTAGCATACTGTTTAGCTCAATAAACAGTCCAGATCCAGGAGAGGTATACAACTGCGCTGATGATCTGCCGTCACCACAAATTGAAGTGATAACTTATGCTGCAAACCTCCTTAAGATTGAACCACCAGCACCAATTCATTTTTCAAAACTGCCAAAATCTATCAGAAGCTTTTATAATGGAACAAAACGCATAAGCAATGCAAAAATAAAAACGAACCTTAACGTAGTTTTGCAATATCCAACTTATAAAGAAGGTCTAATTCACGAATTTAAGAGGTTAGCTTAA
- the rpmI gene encoding 50S ribosomal protein L35, with the protein MPKLKTKSSVKKRFSLTASGKVRTTQSGKRHGMTKRSKRAIRNQRGTAILNKSDSRIVKLYIPYGL; encoded by the coding sequence ATGCCAAAGTTGAAAACGAAATCATCAGTAAAGAAGCGTTTTTCCCTTACAGCAAGTGGTAAAGTACGTACAACTCAGTCTGGTAAAAGGCATGGTATGACTAAAAGGAGCAAAAGAGCAATTCGTAACCAGCGTGGTACTGCTATATTAAATAAATCTGATTCACGTATTGTTAAACTTTATATACCATACGGTCTTTAA